One stretch of Anolis carolinensis isolate JA03-04 chromosome 3, rAnoCar3.1.pri, whole genome shotgun sequence DNA includes these proteins:
- the LOC134297894 gene encoding uncharacterized protein LOC134297894 yields MNPDGGEAMKEFLFLEEEQANPRGAEELREEGNPSPALSEGGTDPSDPSWKPLTSTQLPAGRGVTVRRKIQMGGDWQRDGEGAPEMRRMERRLDAMEKMFETFSRQMDLMQRQVNESWRATVEQREQRRGLPGRGTEPRPFAGESPQDYEDEMPQQGTSVFPTGLSGRSQMPGKGEFRVKFNGDPKQLSYFITNVRHFMEDFGDQFPSESAKIHTVGANLKEAAADWLMQMYDTGARELACLEDFLRALRERFEDPLAEERAKAQLKRIYQGGRTVSEYALEFKATAGKIRDWSDTTKLEYFRAGLRSEVLEWALHRGNPRDLEDWILLAGRVEVDQQQISRRPRESNRIKPPTAATRRFSPRRGRSTSRERRAGRGACFACGREGHRAAECPKGTGVETRGERLHSQKPPHQSSKLAKGKAAMATETALAPGQLQAEEMEEAEDLELPGNDWDLF; encoded by the coding sequence atgaaccctgatggaggagaagccatgaaggaattcctcttcctggaagaagaacaggcgaaccctcgaggtgccgaggagttgagagaggaagggaacccatcgcccgcgttgagcgaaggggggacagacccctcggacccatcgtggaagccgctgacctccacccagttacccgcaggcaggggagtgacagtgagacggaagatccagatgggaggcgattggcagcgagacggagagggagccccggagatgagaaggatggagaggagattagatgccatggagaaaatgtttgaaactttctctcgacagatggatctgatgcagcggcaggtaaacgagtcctggagggcgacagtcgagcaacgggagcagaggagagggctgcccgggagaggcactgaaccccgtccctttgccggggagagtccacaggactatgaggatgagatgcctcagcaggggacatcagttttccccacgggcctgtcaggaaggagccaaatgcctgggaagggagaatttcgggtgaagttcaacggggaccccaaacagctgtcttatttcattacaaacgtaagacacttcatggaggattttggggaccaattcccttcagaaagcgcaaaaatccacacggtgggggcaaacttgaaagaagcagctgcagactggctaatgcagatgtatgatactggtgcccgggagctggcctgcctggaggatttcctgagagccctccgtgagagattcgaagaccctttggcagaggagagggcgaaggcccaactcaaaaggatataccagggaggaaggacggtgtcagaatacgccctggaatttaaagccacagcggggaagattagggactggtccgacaccaccaaactggaatatttcagggctggtttacgctctgaggtgctcgagtgggctttacacagaggaaatccaagagacttggaggactggattttgctagcggggcgcgtggaggtggaccaacagcaaatctctcgtcgtccaagggagagcaacagaatcaaacccccgacagcagcaacacggcgcttctcccctcgtcgcggaaggtcgaccagcagggagaggagagcagggaggggggcctgcttcGCTTGCGGCCGCGAGGGACATCGAGCGGCAGAGTGTCCGAAAGGGACAGGCGTGGAGACAAGAGGAGAGAGGCTTCACAGCCAGAAGCCACCCCACCAGAGctccaaactagcaaaagggaaagctgccatggcaacggaaacggctttagccccagggcagcttcaggcagaagagatggaggaagcggaggacctgGAGTTACCGGGAAACGACTGGGATCTGTTTTGA
- the rpl22l1 gene encoding ribosomal protein eL22-like, producing MAPKRDKKPKKSTCKYNLDLTHPVEDGIFDSGNFEQFLKEKVKVNGKTGNLGNVVHIERFKNKITVTSERQFSKRYLKYLTKKYLKKNNLRDWLRVVASDKETYELRYFQISHEDEESEAEE from the exons ATGGCGCCG AAAAGAGACAAGAAGCCAAAAAAATCGACTTGCAAGTATAACCTTGATCTCACCCATCCGGTAGAAGATGGAATATTTGATTCAGGAAACTTT GAACAGTTCCTGAAGGAAAAAGTTAAAGTCAATGGAAAAACAGGaaacctgggaaatgtagttcacatTGAACGCTTTAAGAACAAGATCACAGTGACATCTGAAAGACAGTTCTCTAAAAG ATACCTTAAGTATCTCACTAAGAAGTACCTCAAGAAGAACAACCTCCGTGACTGGCTGCGTGTGGTGGCCTCTGATAAGGAGACCTACGAACTGCGGTATTTCCAGATCAGCCATGAGGATGAAGAGTCTGAAGCTGAAGAATAA